A part of Aegilops tauschii subsp. strangulata cultivar AL8/78 chromosome 2, Aet v6.0, whole genome shotgun sequence genomic DNA contains:
- the LOC141041935 gene encoding uncharacterized protein — MGFIKEFMEVEAHGNTKLHVIHTNDLHKAATTIEQYERHLEFERHKIVGVDVEYTNDVGEDQKPSLVQLSIGKDHPVLLFQLSAANKNCTRFDNFLADPRYTFAGFSIDGNIEMLGRVGLEIAHFVDIQKEWRVPTATKTLDSLGDVSGIIVHDYYNNMKKKLTNAEHQRWARMPLSMRHIEYAAKDAYAVYEIWSRLTIIMEGLRRAKLEKEQTRKRARS, encoded by the coding sequence ATGGGATTCATCAAGGAATTCATGGAGGTGGAGGCCCACGGCAACACCAAGTTGCACGTGATCCACACCAACGACTTGCACAAGGCGGCGACCACCATCGAGCAGTACGAGCGACACCTCGAATTCGAGCGCCACAAGATCGTCGGAGTTGATGTGGAGTACACCAACGACGTTGGCGAAGATCAGAAACCATCCCTCGTCCAACTCTCCATCGGCAAGGATCATCCGGTGTTGCTCTTCCAACTGAGCGCCGCCAACAAGAACTGCACTAGGTTCGACAACTTCCTCGCTGACCCCAGATACACGTTTGCTGGCTTCTCCATCGACGGCAACATAGAGATGCTCGGGCGAGTCGGACTAGAGATCGCCCACTTCGTCGACATCCAGAAGGAATGGAGGGTGCCTACAGCTACCAAGACTCTGGACTCCCTTGGGGATGTCTCAGGCATCATTGTCCACGACTACTACAACAACATGAAGAAGAAGCTCACCAACGCAGAGCACCAGCGCTGGGCGCGCATGCCCCTGTCCATGAGGCACATCGAGTACGCGGCAAAAGATGCTTACGCTGTGTACGAGATATGGAGCCGCCTCACCATCATCATGGAAGGCCTCCGCCGGGCAAAACTCGAGAAGGAGCAGACCAGGAAGCGCGCAAGGTCCTA
- the LOC141040684 gene encoding uncharacterized protein gives MAERVRIESSKRNEWPGGGQRMEEQPRTSTPLSRKKRDTIQYGTVSIPDHYVEVLELPLVKRLSLVEVDISDFSLQTLINSSCPALECLLLVCNRERHQITINSPNLVSIGIRGEIGKFIIEDAPSLQRLIHDLRSNNMEVFIVSAPKLETLGKFRISLDSTGLIGLATASLSTMRQSVKTLFLAMTYQVDLVIHLLKCLPNLENLFVQVMIFTPNEKGGNVPDGARNFWRRKHRAFLKEHVIHLKTVTLEDYEKSGKNTEFVRFFILNATKLESMRIKFRFPSDFMQEFYE, from the exons ATGGCGGAGAGGGTCAGGATAGAGAGCAGCAAGAGGAATGAATGGCCTGGCGGCGGGCAGAGGATGGAAGA GCAGCCACGAACGTCGACGCCTTTATCAAGAAAGAAGCGTGACACAATTCAGTACGGAACCGTGTCT ATACCAGACCATTATGTAGAGGTACTTGAACTACCACTGGTCAAGAGACTTTCGCTTGTTGAGGTTGATATATCAGACTTCTCGTTGCAAACCTTGATCAACTCTAGTTGCCCTGCACTCGAGTGCCTGCTGCTTGTTTGCAATAGAGAAAGGCATCAGATCACAATAAATTCCCCTAACCTTGTAAGCATCGGCATCCGTGGTGAGATAGGAAAATTCATCATCGAGGATGCCCcctcacttcaaaggttgatccatGATCTCCGGAGCAATAACATGGAGGTATTCATCGTCTCTGCACCCAAACTGGAGACATTGGGCAAATTCAGGATCTCGCTTGACTCCACAGGTCTTATT GGTTTGGCGACGGCCAGCCTATCTACAATGCGGCAATCTGTCAAAACCTTGTTTTTGGCCATGACTTATCAAGTGGACCTGGTCATTCACTTGCTTAAGTGCCTTCCAAATCTGGAGAACTTGTTTGTTCAGGTGATGATTTTCACGCCCAATGAAAAG GGAGGAAACGTTCCTGATGGTGCAAGAAATTTTTGGCGTCGCAAGCACCGTGCATTTCTCAAAGAACACGTCATTCATTTAAAGACAGTAACGCTGGAAGATTATGAAAAAAGCGGGAAGAACACTGAGTTTGTGAGGTTCTTTATTCTGAATGCAACGAAGCTAGAGAGCATGAGGATTAAGTTTCGCTTTCCCTCAGACTTCATGCAAGAATTTTACGAATAG